The following are encoded in a window of Sulfurimonas sp. C5 genomic DNA:
- the truD gene encoding tRNA pseudouridine(13) synthase TruD gives MDRFYSLAHASIDFHFKQSARDFVVDEIPLYEFSGEGEHLVLHVRKKNLSTTDMVGIIARYLGIKNKEIGYAGLKDKNAMTKQYISLHKKYEEALDAFNHESIKILSKTYHNNKIRVGHLKGNRFFIRLKKVNPTSAAKIDEALKNIDKQGLPNFFGYQRFGNDGDNHILGEKIAKGEAKERNPRVKKLLINAYQSHLFNLWLSRRLEINSLVSSFGVDELAPLLNLPKQELQKMKVQKHPFKLISGDLMEHYPHGRVFEYEGEEHDLERFHTRDISVTGLLCGKRVKKASQFAGDIEKDFDDELKEDGARRYAWVYPTEIEGKFNPVEAQYEMNFTLPKGSYATVLVEEIAKRKLT, from the coding sequence ATGGATAGATTTTATTCACTTGCTCACGCAAGTATTGATTTTCATTTTAAACAAAGTGCCAGAGACTTCGTGGTTGATGAGATCCCATTATATGAGTTTAGTGGAGAAGGGGAGCATTTAGTTTTACATGTAAGAAAGAAAAATCTTTCCACTACAGACATGGTCGGCATTATCGCTCGTTACCTTGGCATTAAAAACAAAGAGATTGGCTATGCGGGTCTCAAAGATAAAAATGCAATGACAAAGCAGTATATATCTTTACATAAAAAGTATGAAGAAGCGCTAGATGCATTTAACCATGAATCAATCAAGATACTTTCCAAAACTTACCATAACAATAAAATAAGAGTAGGGCATCTTAAGGGGAACAGATTTTTCATTCGTCTGAAAAAAGTGAATCCGACAAGTGCTGCAAAAATTGATGAAGCTTTGAAAAATATAGATAAGCAGGGATTGCCTAACTTCTTTGGTTATCAACGTTTCGGTAATGACGGGGACAATCATATATTAGGTGAAAAGATTGCAAAAGGGGAAGCAAAAGAGCGTAATCCTAGAGTAAAAAAATTACTTATTAATGCATATCAGTCACATCTGTTTAACCTGTGGCTTTCACGCCGTTTAGAGATCAATTCTTTAGTAAGCAGTTTTGGTGTAGATGAATTGGCACCGTTACTCAATTTACCAAAGCAAGAACTACAAAAAATGAAAGTACAAAAACACCCGTTTAAACTTATTAGTGGTGACTTGATGGAACATTATCCACACGGCAGAGTATTTGAGTATGAAGGTGAAGAGCATGACTTGGAGCGTTTTCATACAAGAGATATTAGCGTAACGGGACTATTGTGCGGTAAGCGTGTGAAAAAAGCATCGCAATTTGCCGGAGATATAGAAAAAGATTTTGATGATGAGCTTAAAGAAGACGGTGCAAGACGTTATGCTTGGGTATATCCTACAGAGATAGAAGGAAAATTCAATCCTGTCGAAGCTCAGTACGAAATGAATTTTACATTACCAAAAGGCTCTTATGCTACGGTCTTGGTTGAAGAGATTGCAAAGCGTAAGCTCACTTAA
- a CDS encoding phosphatidylserine decarboxylase, which produces MEKRHITSLLSQAFGKFASKEFPHWFQKIVNNSYVGLMGLDMTEFHAPNTYKSLNALFTRKLKEDRHYSLDAEDFISPCDSWISELGHIDNDYALQIKGMRYKVAELLGDNFSDEEKGIVEDGDFINFYLSPKDYHRYHIPTNLKVLKAVHIPGKFYPVNVPSLKKRLNLFIENERVVLLCEATNGKRFYMVLVSALNVGVMKVDFEPRIQTNASATTPQVYEFENTYLNKGDDFGCFEMGSTIVILSEKDMFKEINLEMDHHVQYGQTIAKI; this is translated from the coding sequence ATGGAAAAAAGACACATTACAAGTTTATTATCTCAAGCATTTGGCAAGTTTGCTTCAAAAGAGTTCCCACATTGGTTTCAAAAGATTGTCAACAACTCATATGTAGGGCTTATGGGATTAGATATGACGGAGTTTCATGCTCCAAACACATATAAAAGTCTAAATGCACTCTTTACAAGAAAACTAAAAGAGGACAGACACTATTCTTTAGATGCAGAGGATTTTATATCACCATGTGACTCTTGGATCTCTGAACTTGGACACATTGACAATGATTATGCCTTGCAAATTAAAGGGATGCGCTATAAAGTGGCAGAGCTTTTAGGGGATAATTTCAGTGATGAAGAGAAAGGGATTGTAGAAGATGGTGATTTTATAAATTTTTATCTCTCTCCGAAAGATTATCACCGTTACCATATCCCGACAAATCTAAAAGTATTAAAAGCTGTACATATACCAGGGAAGTTTTATCCTGTAAACGTACCATCACTAAAAAAACGTTTGAATCTTTTTATTGAAAATGAGAGAGTGGTACTTCTTTGTGAAGCTACAAACGGTAAAAGATTTTATATGGTACTTGTGAGTGCTTTAAATGTTGGTGTAATGAAAGTCGATTTTGAACCAAGAATTCAAACTAATGCAAGTGCAACGACTCCTCAAGTATATGAGTTTGAAAACACCTACTTAAACAAAGGGGATGATTTCGGTTGTTTTGAGATGGGCTCAACGATTGTAATTCTTTCTGAAAAAGATATGTTCAAAGAGATCAACCTTGAGATGGACCATCATGTGCAGTATGGGCAAACTATAGCAAAAATATAG
- the zupT gene encoding zinc transporter ZupT — protein sequence METADTTLFYSAFFLTLLAGLSTGIGASLAFFSRTNNHKFLSIGMGFSAGVMIYVSFGDLLIQAQKNFSAIYGEIQGEVFTLLAFFGGFVLSALIDYIIPDDVNPHELKTDTELKELQQYDNNFQKLSLKRTGIFTAIAIGIHNFPEGFATFVSALNGLALGIPIALAIAIHNIPEGMAVSLPIYHATGDKKKAFYYALLSGIAEPLGALLGFFLLLPLMGDVTLGVSFSLVAGIMIYISFDELLPAARLYGNAHTTILGLALGMGLMAFSLLLFKIVL from the coding sequence ATGGAAACAGCAGATACAACTTTGTTTTACTCAGCATTTTTTCTCACTTTATTAGCTGGTTTATCTACCGGAATCGGTGCAAGTTTGGCTTTTTTTTCACGTACAAACAATCATAAGTTTCTCTCGATTGGAATGGGCTTTTCTGCCGGTGTTATGATATATGTTTCTTTCGGGGATTTGCTTATACAGGCACAAAAAAACTTTTCAGCTATATATGGGGAGATTCAAGGTGAAGTATTTACTCTACTTGCTTTCTTTGGAGGTTTTGTACTTTCTGCCCTTATAGACTATATTATTCCTGATGATGTCAATCCTCACGAATTAAAAACTGATACAGAGCTCAAAGAGCTTCAACAATATGATAACAATTTTCAAAAACTCTCATTAAAACGTACAGGTATTTTTACAGCTATTGCAATTGGTATTCACAATTTTCCAGAAGGATTTGCAACTTTCGTTTCTGCTTTAAACGGCTTGGCTTTGGGAATTCCGATCGCACTTGCAATCGCTATTCATAATATTCCTGAAGGGATGGCTGTATCATTACCGATCTATCATGCAACCGGTGATAAGAAAAAGGCATTTTACTATGCACTTCTCAGCGGTATTGCCGAACCCCTTGGGGCATTACTCGGTTTCTTTTTACTTCTTCCACTTATGGGTGATGTCACTCTTGGAGTATCGTTTAGCTTAGTTGCCGGGATCATGATCTACATCTCATTTGATGAACTTTTACCGGCAGCAAGATTATACGGAAATGCACACACTACTATTTTGGGACTTGCCCTAGGAATGGGTTTAATGGCTTTTAGTTTACTACTTTTTAAAATAGTGTTGTAG
- a CDS encoding sensor domain-containing diguanylate cyclase: MKQYKTLITYQHNTLEESDKTLNPILDIIMEGTWDWSTKTGHVDRNPSWYRMLGYEVGIFLKDVFTWENIIHPDDYPRVMQHFEAYISGQTDKYEIEYRCKKADGSYLWIVDRGKITEWNDDGSVARMIGAHENIHDRKMFESELLSKNKLLQEGNATLQELLEEKNLELQKANEELEKKIEEIERISRTDALTQIANRRCFEEEIKKEVERAKRYKHPLSLAMFDIDFFKDVNDRYGHIVGDHILIELSSLIAKSLRVHDSIARWGGEEFTLLLPNTSLNVSISVIEKLRKLIKHTNFDQNISITCSFGLIEYDREESVEEFFKRADDALYKAKHSGRNTLIY; this comes from the coding sequence ATGAAACAATATAAAACACTCATTACGTATCAGCATAATACTTTAGAAGAATCGGATAAAACCTTAAATCCTATTCTAGATATCATAATGGAAGGGACATGGGACTGGTCTACAAAAACTGGTCATGTAGATAGAAACCCGAGCTGGTACCGCATGCTTGGTTATGAGGTGGGAATATTTTTAAAAGATGTTTTTACATGGGAAAATATTATTCATCCTGATGATTATCCAAGGGTAATGCAACATTTTGAAGCTTATATTAGCGGACAAACCGATAAATATGAAATAGAATACAGATGTAAAAAAGCCGACGGCAGTTATCTGTGGATAGTGGACCGAGGTAAAATTACAGAGTGGAATGATGATGGAAGTGTCGCACGGATGATAGGTGCACATGAAAATATTCATGATCGTAAAATGTTTGAATCTGAGCTTCTGAGTAAGAATAAGTTGCTCCAAGAGGGAAATGCAACACTGCAAGAGCTTCTAGAAGAAAAAAATCTTGAACTACAAAAAGCCAATGAAGAGTTGGAAAAGAAAATTGAAGAGATTGAACGTATTTCAAGAACGGATGCTTTGACGCAAATAGCCAACAGAAGATGTTTTGAAGAAGAGATAAAGAAAGAAGTTGAACGCGCTAAAAGATATAAACATCCCTTATCTCTTGCAATGTTTGACATCGATTTTTTTAAAGATGTCAATGATAGATACGGACATATTGTAGGTGATCATATCTTAATTGAGCTAAGTAGTTTAATTGCAAAGAGTTTACGGGTGCATGACTCTATCGCCAGATGGGGTGGGGAAGAGTTTACTTTACTTCTGCCAAATACATCTTTGAACGTTTCAATTAGTGTGATTGAAAAACTGAGAAAGCTTATCAAACATACGAATTTTGATCAAAACATATCAATAACTTGTAGTTTTGGTCTTATAGAATATGATAGAGAAGAATCAGTGGAAGAGTTTTTTAAAAGAGCTGATGATGCCCTCTATAAAGCAAAACATTCAGGCAGAAATACACTGATTTATTAA
- the ychF gene encoding redox-regulated ATPase YchF has product MGLAIGLVGLPNVGKSTTFNALTKAQNAEAANYPFCTIEPNKAVVPVPDKRLTELAKIVNPERIQYSTLDFVDIAGLVKGASQGEGLGNKFLSNIRETEVILQIVRCFEDENIVHNEGSIDPLRDVEIIEGELILADIEVLSNRIERLKKQAKADKSAQGIVDVANELLEHLGEGKLARNFEKADSEEYQQLARELRFLTDKEIMYGANTDEDGLLEDNEYVTALKAHAAENNCELIKLCAKVEEELIGLDDEEAKEFLDELGVTESGLEQIIHKGFDKLGLMSYFTAGVKEVRSWTIRKNSTAPRAAAAIHNDFEKGFIRAEVISYEDYIACGGEAKAKEAGKMRLEGKEYIVQDGDVMHFRFNV; this is encoded by the coding sequence ATGGGATTAGCAATAGGCTTAGTAGGACTTCCAAACGTAGGTAAATCAACAACATTCAATGCTTTAACAAAAGCACAAAACGCAGAAGCGGCTAACTATCCGTTTTGTACGATTGAACCAAATAAAGCAGTTGTACCTGTACCGGATAAGAGACTGACAGAACTAGCAAAAATTGTTAATCCTGAGAGAATTCAATACTCAACTTTAGACTTCGTAGATATTGCAGGTCTTGTAAAAGGTGCTTCTCAGGGTGAAGGTTTAGGAAACAAATTCCTTTCAAACATCCGTGAAACAGAAGTTATCTTACAGATTGTAAGATGTTTTGAAGATGAAAACATTGTTCATAATGAAGGAAGCATCGATCCGCTTCGTGATGTTGAGATCATTGAAGGTGAGCTTATTTTAGCAGACATCGAAGTACTTTCAAACAGAATTGAAAGACTTAAAAAACAGGCAAAAGCTGATAAATCAGCTCAAGGCATAGTAGATGTTGCAAATGAACTTTTAGAGCATCTTGGTGAAGGTAAACTGGCAAGAAACTTTGAAAAAGCGGACTCTGAAGAGTATCAACAACTTGCTCGTGAACTTCGTTTCTTAACAGATAAAGAGATCATGTACGGTGCAAACACTGATGAAGACGGTCTTTTAGAAGACAATGAGTATGTAACAGCACTAAAAGCTCATGCAGCTGAAAACAACTGTGAACTTATCAAACTATGTGCAAAAGTTGAAGAGGAACTGATCGGTCTTGACGATGAAGAAGCAAAAGAGTTTTTAGATGAACTTGGTGTTACTGAATCAGGTCTAGAGCAAATTATTCATAAAGGTTTTGACAAACTTGGTCTTATGAGCTATTTCACAGCAGGTGTAAAAGAGGTACGTAGTTGGACTATCCGTAAAAACTCAACAGCTCCAAGAGCTGCAGCTGCTATTCATAATGACTTTGAAAAAGGTTTCATCCGTGCAGAAGTTATCAGCTATGAAGACTATATTGCTTGCGGTGGTGAAGCAAAAGCCAAAGAAGCAGGTAAAATGCGTTTGGAAGGTAAAGAGTACATTGTTCAAGACGGCGATGTAATGCACTTTAGATTTAACGTCTAA
- a CDS encoding phosphoglycolate phosphatase, translated as MELYLRKAKIIDDTISEKILEGLSLKLNEKKLIIFDFDGTLIDSVPDLAASVNFMLRKLNRKLYSDDEIREWVGNGAQTLVKRALTGKKDFQEEEVNKNLYEQGLPIFLESYEEKLCEHTYLYEGVKETLEDLRQRGYKMAIVTNKPYKFILPILEALGIEKYFELLLGADSLKTKKPSPEPLLHAMNHFECNEKECVMVGDSKNDILAANNANMHSIAVSYGYNYGEDISKHNPSIVIENFADLIKHLDV; from the coding sequence GTGGAATTATATCTAAGAAAAGCTAAAATTATAGATGATACAATTTCGGAAAAAATTTTAGAAGGTTTGTCATTGAAATTAAACGAGAAGAAACTTATTATTTTTGATTTTGACGGTACACTTATCGACAGTGTCCCTGATCTTGCGGCTTCAGTGAATTTTATGCTTAGAAAACTCAATAGAAAACTATATAGTGATGATGAGATTAGAGAGTGGGTAGGCAACGGTGCACAAACACTTGTAAAGCGTGCTTTAACGGGAAAAAAAGATTTTCAAGAAGAAGAAGTAAATAAAAATCTTTATGAGCAGGGACTGCCTATCTTTTTAGAGAGTTACGAAGAAAAACTGTGTGAGCATACTTACCTCTATGAAGGTGTAAAAGAGACACTAGAAGACCTCAGACAAAGAGGCTACAAGATGGCGATAGTGACAAACAAACCTTATAAATTTATATTGCCTATATTAGAAGCATTAGGGATAGAAAAATATTTTGAACTTTTATTGGGTGCTGACAGTTTAAAAACAAAAAAACCATCCCCGGAACCATTATTGCATGCGATGAATCACTTTGAATGTAACGAAAAAGAGTGTGTAATGGTAGGAGATTCTAAAAATGACATATTGGCTGCAAATAATGCAAATATGCATTCTATTGCTGTAAGCTATGGATATAACTACGGGGAAGATATCTCAAAGCACAATCCAAGTATTGTGATCGAAAATTTCGCAGATCTGATCAAGCATCTGGATGTGTAA
- a CDS encoding FAD-dependent oxidoreductase, whose amino-acid sequence MDKTKKIAIVGGGIAGASVALYLAQTGLNITLFDKEKSLVSGPPMCHLHAGGNLYREIDDNQCKMLLKQSIELLRFYPYAIDFRPTVIATPTVDESSPDELLPRLKMLQYEYEKMIEEDPNNKVLGESAEYFKCYSKEDVLALREQESVKNPHTLDEWMIPVVNNIELDKIKYPLIIVQEYGLNVFRISASATLGLQKFDNVSVKNETKVIDINKYDNGFTIAYKHDNQEFSEDFDYLINAAGFRSGEIDDMLGIKRDRLVEFKAAYVTKCEKYDTLWPEVIFHGKRGTPQGMAQFTPYPDGYFQLHGMTKDITLFDDGLVRSNALSAQPKLDDKFIKKIDQGWCFTVTQSRTQAAIEHMAQYIPAFKDAKVASKPLYGAQQIPGEDADLRASEVSFEGERYARCEIVKASSILTMADAIVQKLIGLGFVDSSFYGQRDFSTAEQIKKEEIDIYAEKTCQEREYPSSLAFVNKSY is encoded by the coding sequence ATGGATAAAACAAAAAAGATAGCGATTGTAGGCGGGGGTATTGCTGGGGCATCTGTTGCACTCTATCTTGCACAAACAGGTTTAAATATTACACTGTTTGATAAAGAGAAGTCTCTTGTAAGCGGTCCGCCTATGTGTCATCTACATGCAGGCGGGAATCTTTATAGAGAAATCGATGACAATCAATGTAAAATGCTTTTAAAACAATCTATTGAACTACTTCGATTTTATCCTTATGCTATCGACTTCAGACCGACGGTAATTGCCACACCGACCGTAGATGAATCTTCTCCAGATGAGTTATTGCCACGTCTTAAAATGTTGCAGTACGAATATGAAAAGATGATCGAAGAAGATCCGAATAATAAAGTACTTGGAGAGAGTGCAGAGTATTTTAAATGTTATTCAAAAGAAGATGTTTTAGCTCTCAGAGAACAAGAGAGTGTAAAAAATCCTCATACTTTGGATGAATGGATGATTCCCGTTGTAAACAATATAGAACTTGACAAAATTAAGTATCCGCTTATTATAGTTCAAGAGTATGGTCTAAATGTTTTTAGAATATCTGCAAGTGCAACTTTAGGACTTCAAAAATTTGATAATGTATCTGTGAAAAACGAGACTAAAGTTATTGATATTAATAAATATGATAACGGCTTTACTATTGCGTATAAACACGATAATCAAGAGTTTTCAGAGGATTTTGACTATCTCATCAATGCTGCAGGGTTTAGGAGCGGTGAGATTGACGATATGCTTGGAATCAAGCGTGACCGTTTGGTGGAATTTAAAGCTGCATATGTCACAAAATGTGAAAAATATGACACATTATGGCCGGAAGTCATTTTCCACGGTAAAAGGGGAACGCCTCAAGGGATGGCACAGTTTACTCCATATCCTGATGGCTATTTTCAACTCCACGGTATGACAAAAGATATTACACTATTTGATGATGGACTTGTACGCAGTAATGCTTTAAGTGCACAACCGAAACTGGATGATAAGTTTATAAAAAAGATCGACCAAGGGTGGTGTTTTACCGTAACACAAAGCAGAACCCAAGCGGCAATAGAGCATATGGCCCAGTATATTCCTGCTTTTAAAGATGCAAAAGTGGCTTCAAAGCCCCTCTATGGTGCACAACAGATACCGGGAGAAGATGCAGATTTAAGAGCTTCGGAGGTCTCGTTTGAAGGGGAAAGATATGCACGATGCGAGATTGTTAAAGCTTCCTCGATCTTGACAATGGCAGATGCAATCGTACAAAAGCTGATCGGACTTGGATTTGTAGATAGCTCTTTTTACGGACAACGCGATTTCTCAACAGCCGAACAAATAAAAAAAGAGGAAATTGATATATACGCAGAGAAAACGTGTCAAGAGCGTGAGTATCCATCTTCACTCGCTTTTGTAAACAAATCTTATTAA
- the ppsA gene encoding phosphoenolpyruvate synthase produces the protein MKFIKYFDQIGIEDVDNVGGKNASLGEMYQNLLQSGVKVPYGFAITVDAYNYLLDENNLLEKLHNELDTLDPDNVAQLQERAKKCRGYILEAKIPDDLRLEILQAYKALQERYGTSITLAVRSSATAEDSPEASFAGQNETYLNIANEEELLNAYKSCIASNFTDRSIHYKYDNNFEYLKVYLSVTVMKMVRSDLAASGVMFSIDTESGFEDVVLINGAYGLGENVVQGSVDPDNFYVHKPTLEKGYKAVLKRSLGSKKIKMIHTSENVDVPEEDRKKYCISDEDIVQLAEYAINIEKHYSKKAGYRKPMDIEWAKDGEDGELYIVQARPETVESRQDKLTYESYKLKEQGELLVSGSAVGRKIASGKVRKINDISELSTFKAGEVLVAETTTPDWEPVMKIAAAIVTNRGGRTCHAAIISRELGIPAVVGCDNATEVLHDADSVTVDCAEGEIGHVYEGALEFEVLRSDLSEIKETKTKIMMNLGNPDLAFSLSSLPVDGIGLARMEFIINQSIKAHPMALIHPEKLDEEAKKAVTQITHGEDAKEFFVRNLSEGVATIAASVYPKPCVVRMSDFKTNEYADLLGGKFFEPVDANPMIGFRGAARYSHPAYEEGFALECAAMKRVRDEMGFTNVILMIPFCRRVAEGEKVIATMEKYGLKRGENGLEIYVMCEIPNNVMSIDGFSKSFDGFSIGSNDLTQLTLGVDRDSEIVAFDYDERDEGVLKMIELAVEGSKRNNRHSGICGQAPSDYPEMAEYLVKLGIDSISLNPDSVIKTRQNVAELEAKLGI, from the coding sequence ATGAAATTTATCAAATACTTTGATCAAATCGGAATTGAGGATGTCGACAATGTCGGCGGTAAAAATGCTTCATTAGGTGAGATGTATCAAAACCTATTACAAAGTGGTGTAAAAGTTCCTTACGGTTTTGCAATTACCGTTGATGCTTATAACTATCTTCTTGATGAAAACAATCTTTTAGAAAAATTGCATAATGAACTCGACACATTAGATCCAGATAATGTGGCACAATTGCAAGAGCGTGCCAAAAAGTGTCGAGGGTATATATTAGAAGCTAAAATTCCTGATGACTTACGTTTAGAGATACTTCAGGCATATAAAGCTTTACAAGAGCGATATGGCACCTCTATTACCTTGGCTGTACGCTCTTCTGCAACAGCAGAGGACTCGCCAGAGGCTTCATTTGCAGGACAAAATGAAACTTATCTGAATATTGCCAATGAAGAAGAACTCCTTAATGCATACAAAAGTTGTATAGCTTCAAACTTCACAGACAGATCAATCCACTACAAATATGACAATAATTTTGAATATTTGAAAGTATATTTGAGTGTTACGGTTATGAAAATGGTACGTAGTGACTTAGCTGCAAGCGGTGTAATGTTTAGTATAGATACAGAGAGCGGTTTTGAAGATGTTGTACTCATAAACGGTGCATACGGACTGGGAGAAAATGTAGTACAGGGAAGTGTCGATCCAGATAACTTTTATGTACATAAACCTACATTGGAAAAAGGCTACAAAGCAGTACTTAAACGTTCCCTCGGAAGTAAAAAGATTAAGATGATTCATACATCAGAGAATGTGGATGTTCCTGAGGAAGATAGAAAGAAATACTGTATCAGTGATGAAGATATTGTACAACTTGCCGAATATGCTATTAATATAGAAAAACACTATTCCAAAAAAGCGGGATATAGAAAACCAATGGATATAGAGTGGGCAAAAGATGGTGAAGATGGTGAACTTTATATTGTACAAGCTCGTCCAGAGACAGTTGAATCAAGACAGGACAAACTGACGTATGAGAGCTATAAACTAAAAGAACAGGGTGAACTGCTTGTCAGCGGAAGTGCAGTAGGGAGAAAGATAGCTTCGGGAAAAGTACGCAAGATAAATGACATATCTGAGCTTTCGACATTTAAAGCAGGAGAAGTACTGGTTGCCGAGACCACTACTCCTGATTGGGAACCAGTAATGAAGATAGCTGCAGCAATTGTTACAAACAGAGGCGGGAGAACATGTCATGCAGCAATCATCTCTCGTGAACTTGGTATTCCTGCCGTTGTCGGATGTGACAATGCCACAGAGGTATTACATGATGCAGACTCTGTAACTGTTGATTGTGCGGAGGGTGAGATAGGGCATGTATATGAAGGTGCATTGGAGTTTGAAGTTCTTAGAAGTGACCTTAGTGAGATTAAAGAAACAAAAACAAAAATTATGATGAATCTTGGAAATCCCGATCTCGCATTTTCACTTTCATCCTTGCCGGTAGATGGAATAGGGCTGGCACGTATGGAATTTATTATTAATCAGTCTATAAAAGCACATCCTATGGCTTTAATTCATCCAGAAAAGTTAGATGAAGAAGCAAAAAAAGCTGTTACTCAGATTACACATGGTGAGGATGCCAAGGAGTTCTTTGTACGTAATTTGAGTGAAGGTGTCGCTACAATCGCTGCAAGTGTGTACCCAAAACCGTGTGTAGTACGGATGAGTGACTTTAAAACAAACGAGTATGCAGATCTTTTAGGTGGGAAATTCTTTGAGCCTGTAGATGCGAACCCTATGATTGGTTTTCGTGGAGCGGCACGTTACTCTCATCCTGCTTATGAAGAAGGGTTTGCACTTGAATGTGCAGCAATGAAGCGTGTACGTGATGAGATGGGATTTACAAATGTAATATTAATGATACCATTTTGTAGACGTGTAGCCGAAGGTGAAAAAGTAATTGCCACAATGGAAAAATATGGACTCAAACGTGGAGAGAATGGCCTAGAGATATACGTCATGTGTGAAATTCCAAACAATGTTATGAGCATAGACGGCTTTAGTAAAAGTTTTGACGGTTTTAGTATAGGGAGTAATGACTTGACACAACTCACTTTAGGCGTGGACCGTGATTCTGAGATTGTTGCTTTTGATTATGATGAGAGAGACGAAGGGGTACTCAAAATGATTGAGCTTGCTGTAGAAGGTTCTAAAAGAAATAATCGTCACAGCGGTATATGTGGGCAGGCACCATCAGATTATCCTGAGATGGCTGAGTACTTAGTGAAGCTTGGAATTGATTCAATCAGTTTAAATCCCGACAGTGTGATAAAAACACGTCAAAACGTAGCAGAATTAGAGGCAAAACTCGGAATATAA
- a CDS encoding cytochrome-c peroxidase — MNKFTLYLLFQTVLCAADLITPIPTTINVDEEKVALGKALFFDTKLSKDNTISCATCHQLDNGGVDHLAVSIGVNGQTGSRNAPTVYNAVFNFKQFWDGRAGTLQEQALGPIENPVEMAHNLDKLIMELNSSAYKSEFEAIYKEGVTKENIGDAIAEYEKTLITPNAPFDLYLKGNLNILTKEEKEGYELFKTKGCIACHQGINLGGNSYNKFGIYQDSNSTDLGRYNITHNERDKYYFKVPSLRNVEKTAPYFHDGRTKDLKEAVSIMSQYQLGRKITKDEINKIVLFLKSLNGELPAEDGLNK; from the coding sequence ATGAATAAATTTACACTGTATTTGTTATTTCAGACTGTATTATGTGCAGCAGATTTAATCACACCCATACCGACTACCATAAATGTTGATGAAGAAAAAGTTGCTTTAGGAAAAGCATTGTTTTTTGATACCAAACTTTCTAAAGACAATACAATTAGTTGTGCTACTTGTCATCAATTAGATAATGGTGGTGTTGATCATTTAGCTGTTTCTATAGGGGTAAACGGACAAACAGGTTCAAGGAATGCCCCTACAGTATATAATGCTGTATTTAATTTTAAGCAATTTTGGGATGGACGTGCAGGAACTTTACAGGAACAGGCATTGGGTCCGATTGAAAATCCTGTAGAGATGGCACATAATTTAGATAAGTTGATAATGGAGTTAAACAGCAGTGCATATAAATCAGAATTTGAAGCTATATATAAAGAAGGTGTAACAAAGGAAAATATCGGTGATGCGATCGCAGAATATGAAAAAACTTTAATTACACCAAATGCTCCTTTTGATTTGTACCTGAAAGGAAATCTCAATATCTTAACTAAAGAGGAAAAAGAGGGGTATGAACTTTTTAAAACAAAAGGGTGTATAGCCTGCCATCAGGGGATAAATTTAGGTGGAAATTCTTATAACAAATTTGGGATCTATCAAGATAGTAACAGTACTGATTTAGGACGTTATAATATCACCCATAATGAAAGAGATAAATATTATTTTAAAGTTCCTTCTCTTCGCAATGTAGAAAAAACAGCACCGTACTTTCATGACGGTCGTACTAAAGATTTAAAAGAAGCCGTATCGATTATGTCTCAATATCAGCTTGGACGTAAAATCACCAAAGATGAGATAAACAAGATAGTTTTATTTTTAAAATCGTTAAATGGTGAACTGCCGGCAGAAGATGGATTAAATAAATGA